One window of the Vicinamibacterales bacterium genome contains the following:
- the clpS gene encoding ATP-dependent Clp protease adapter ClpS gives MAGTERQTGDEVLERTRQETKKPELFKVLLLNDDYTTMDFVVEVLESVFNKAPAEAYRIMMAVHTQGQGLCGVYPFEVAETKVGAVVDLARAQGFPLRATMEPE, from the coding sequence ATGGCCGGCACAGAGCGCCAGACTGGCGACGAGGTCCTCGAGCGAACCCGGCAGGAAACGAAGAAACCCGAGCTCTTCAAGGTCCTGCTCCTCAACGACGACTACACCACCATGGATTTCGTCGTCGAAGTCCTCGAGAGCGTGTTCAACAAGGCGCCGGCCGAGGCGTATCGGATCATGATGGCGGTGCACACCCAGGGTCAGGGGCTGTGCGGCGTGTATCCATTCGAAGTCGCCGAAACCAAGGTCGGCGCCGTCGTCGACCTCGCCCGCGCCCAGGGGTTTCCGCTGCGTGCCACAATGGAGCCAGAATAG